One Ictalurus furcatus strain D&B chromosome 25, Billie_1.0, whole genome shotgun sequence DNA window includes the following coding sequences:
- the exoc2 gene encoding exocyst complex component 2 isoform X2, translated as MSRARQPPLVTGISPNEGTSWTKVTIRGENLGTEAADLVGLSICGHNCLLTAEWRSASKIVCRVGPAKDGKGEIIVTTRSGGPGTSTVSFKVLKADKIDILEQSAVWVDEVNYYDQRLNRNKGISPLSLRQADPLGIETDKGKVLQKDLENLFPGMSGDFTSENFSATWYLIENHTATSFEQLRMAVGNLKKQASKKNEGSLACVKGGLSTFFEAQDALSAIHQKLESDGTEKVEGSMTRQLENVLNRASNTADTLFQEVLGRKDKADSTRNALNVLQRFKFLFNLPLNIERNIQKGDYDVVINDYEKAKSLFGNTEVPVFKKVYAEVETRISALRNLLLDKLLEMPSTLHDQKRYIRYLSDLHAPGDPAWQCIVAQHKWILQLMQNCKEDFIKEQRVGGGGLELDGEPRMSALSRISHTASLNRGGSFQTPRDDSWHYKSPQQVRFVEKLSDVVISQLPSFWKLWISYVNGSLFSETGEKSGQVEKLKKNARQRQNDFKGMIEEVTRRLVQLVRGALLPSSLSENELRVYGGWNTKIPLTGTWLTQIIHTIRLSHEALSALEIPNDLLQVIQDLLLDLRMHCLLVTLQHTAEDVKRLPEKEDWIVDNEGITSLPAQFEQCMVQMLQSLKEPMDCKPGEVNVFQLELAQNKACELCVGIMKVFINCLEQLSTKTDGDIDTSHLSVDMASPDLFGSVHEDVSPSSEQRLLIILSNCQYLERHTFLNLAEHLEKHGFTTAEKITRVSCFFVCVCFR; from the exons ATGTCTCGTGCACGACAGCCTCCGCTAGTCACTGGCATCTCACCGAATGAGGGCACATCATGGACTAAAGTCACTATCCGTGGAGAAAACCTGGGCACCGAAGCTGCGGACCTCGTTG GCCTGTCTATCTGCGGGCATAACTGTCTGCTGACGGCTGAATGGAGGTCTGCCAGTAAGATCGTGTGCCGTGTTGGTCCTGCTAAAGATGGCAAGGGCGAGATCATCGTCACGACCAGGAGCGGAGGCCCCGGAACATCCACTGTCTCCTTCAAAGTCCTCAAAGCTGATAAGATAG ATATTCTAGAGCAATCTGCTGTGTGGGTAGATGAGGTGAATTACTACGACCAGCGACTAAACCGGAACAAAGGCATTTCCCCCCTGTCTCTCCGGCAGGCTGACCCACTGGGCATCGAAACTGATAA GGGAAAAGTTCTTCAGAAAGATTTGGAGAATTTGTTTCCGGGGATGAGTGGAGATTTCACGAGTGAGAATTTCTCCGCCACTTGGTACCTCATTGAGAACCACACTGCAACCAG TTTTGAGCAGTTGCGCATGGCAGTGGGAAATCTGAAGAAGCAGGCAAGTAAGAAGAACGAAGGCAGTCTGGCCTGTGTGAAAGGAGGACTCAGTACTTTCTTTGAAGCCCAGGATGCGCTGTCAG CTATTCATCAGAAGCTCGAGTCAGACGGCACTGAGAAGGTGGAGGGCTCCATGACTCGGCAATTAGAGAACGTCCTCAACA GGGCAAGCAATACCGCGGACACTTTGTTTCAGGAGGTTTTGGGCCGAAAGGATAAAGCCGACTCGACACGCAACGCCCTCAATGTACTGCAGCGTTTCAAATTCCTCTTCAACCTGCCACTCAACATTGAGCGCAACATCCAGAAG GGCGATTATGACGTGGTCATTAATGACTATGAGAAAGCCAAGTCCCTGTTTGGGAATACCGAGGTTCCCGTCTTTAAAAAAG tGTATGCGGAGGTGGAAACCCGAATCAGTGCTCTGAGGAATTTACTGCTGGATAAATTACTGGAGATGCCTTCTACGCTGCACGATCAGAAACGTTACATCAG GTACCTGTCAGACTTGCATGCTCCAGGTGACCCAGCATGGCAGTGTATCGTGGCCCAACACAAGTGGATACTACAGCTGATGCAGAACTGTAAAGAAGACTTCATTAAAGAGCAGAGAG TGGGTGGTGGAGGGCTGGAGCTGGATGGAGAACCTCGCATGTCAGCTCTGAGCAGAATCAGTCACACTGCCTCTCTAAATAGAGGCGGCAGCTTCCAGACGCCTAGAGACGACT CGTGGCACTACAAGAGCCCTCAGCAGGTCAGGTTCGTGGAGAAGCTATCGGACGTCGTCATCAGTCAGCTGCCGAGTTTCTGGAAACTGTGGATCTCCTATGTTAACGGCAGCCTTTTTAGCGAG ACCGGGGAGAAGTCAGGTCAGGTGGAGAAGCTGAAGAAGAATgccagacagagacagaatgacTTTAAA ggcatGATCGAGGAGGTGACTCGGCGTTTGGTTCAGCTGGTGCGTGGTGCTCTGTTGCCCAGTAGTCTTTCTGAGAATGAGCTGCGTGTATACGGGGGCTGGAACACCAAGATCCCCCTCACTGGAACCTGGCTCACACAGATCATACACACCATCAG gcTGAGTCACGAGGCTCTCTCGGCTTTAGAGATTCCTAACGATCTGTTGCAGGTGATTCAGGATTTGCTGCTTGACCTGCGTATGCACTGCCTGCTCGTCACTCTGCAGCACACCGCAGAAG ACGTCAAGAGACTTCCAGAGAAAGAAGACTGGATTGTAGATAACGAGGGAATCACATCACTG ccagCCCAGTTTGAGCAGTGCATGGTGCAGATGCTGCAGTCCCTCAAGGAGCCCATGGACTGCAAGCCTGGAGAGGTCAAT GTTTTTCAGCTGGAGCTAGCCCAGAATAAAGCCTGTGAGCTGTGTGTGGGCATCATGAAG GTGTTCATAAACTGTCTGGAGCAACTTAGCACCAAGACTGATGGAGACATTGATACCTCCCA TTTGTCTGTGGATATGGCATCACCCGATCTCTTTGGAAGCGTTCACGAAGACGTTAGTCCATCATCA gAACAGCGCCTTCTCATAATTCTGAGTAACTGTCAGTATTTGGAGAGACACACTTTCCTTAACCTTGCTGAACACCTGGAGAAACATGGCTTCACCACAGCTGAAAAGATCACCAGA